One Cardiocondyla obscurior isolate alpha-2009 linkage group LG25, Cobs3.1, whole genome shotgun sequence genomic window, AAGAAGACCGcatcattgaaaccttagacgcagataatgaagatgccaaatcttacaaaatattttagatcctattaataatcatcttacgcattgcgctttacaaaaatgtatttaaaaatatttaactggaGCATCAAAAGgagttgtaaaaattttaataaacaaatttatgttAGCGGATGGTGATGAAGTGTAGCACCTTAAAATATTCACTTAGTGGTCGTAGCGTCAGGAGGAGTTGtgaagattaaaataaaaattattttttatgtaaaaaaattatgttttttatttttaacaaatatataaaatatataaaatatatataattattaaaatatttaaaacatatatatacttttaatcttaatcttaatcttaatcttaatttaatttaaatcaagttttggggctaaaatatataattataaatttaaaaaaatacaattataatatatattaagaatatatatatttatttttacctaatTCCAACTTTCCGGCGCAAAGGCGATGTCTTCCTCCATATTAAACATGTGGCGCAGCCCGAAGATATCACCACCTTCATGAGGGCCCAtccaaatatatttattatactccCTATCGCGATGGCgttcattttttattgtatattttttttttaatattaatgaatccTTTTATATTGATTTCTTCCGGATCAATCCAatcctaaaaaattaaattatttttatttctacattctttattatttaattatatttttgcgtAAAAAGATGACTTACGGGCTGTACGtgcggaatttttatttttataacatgcTTAATTTGCACCTCATGAAACGGTTCGCTGTCTATGTATatgcgctgtaaaaaaaatattataattttatgatacatttttttgattaaaatagtTTGTATTTTTACATGATAGTTCTTACCCCAATGGCCGGATATGTCACATCAATATGATTTTCAATACGATCGTTATAAACTgaattcatttttaaaaacaaaaaactttATAACGAAAATTGGCTCACAAAAACTCTAATGCTTCACGACTAAATAGATTTACATCTCACAGCCtctctttatatatacattttttgcatattgatgcattttttaacacgtGTCGATTTGACAgcattttttcttaaagtgATTCGCACGGGTATATGTCACACACCTTAGAATagtagatgataaaaaaatgctttcgcttTCTTTCTGACAGTCTGTAATGCtcttattttcaaagaaagattcgcatgagcatatgttttaaaatgtttatattatatttcaaaatgtttatattaaatatattgtttataagaaaaaaatatttgcaaatttatatttttaatataaaataatttcataatttcacATCATGTGCAAGAAtgcatcttaagtttcaaacgtgctaaacgctgtaaaaagattcgcacgagtatatgtcacaccttcgggactgctgttgataaaaaaatgctgtcgtttttactttctgaCTGTCTGCAGTGAGCTCGTAGCTGTAGCCTGTCAGTCGTatgctgattttttcaagtgcaacacatatattaaaaaattaaatggataAAAAGTGCTCGTCGTTAGTACACATTCTCGCGCGTCACGAGTTGGGGGATCGTACCCCATTCAGTGCAGGCGATGTGTGGTGTGGTACACACCAAAATAACTGTATAGCTCAATTTAgcttatatttaaacaatcgCTTATGTGGTGAAAGCGGCCgtggtaaaatattaatatttgacaGAACTCCTCGTTCAGTTTCTGAAAATCCCGTGGGTAACGAGTGCAGATATGTACTTGATAAGCGGATAAACTTGTGCACCCACGTGAAACAATTCGCTTTGGCGGACAGCGAATTGCTGCCGGTGAAAAAAAtgcggcaaaattaaaaaacgtaagtttttattgtatttgtaatatattaacggTTGTTGCTAGCGCGGGGTGTTGTGagggggaataaacacgggttctaactcaGGAGCGTTGAGGAGGAGGAGACGGGGAAAAATCCGTGGAGAGGAGGCGGGTAGAGAGCCGGGGGTATAAATGGGTGACAGATACCCCCAGGTCTCTTTccacctacggctacctctacccgcgctcctctcatcgcggattttttcccccgtcctctcgcctccctcaacgctcctgggttagaacccgtgtttattccctactcaAGATATTTGAGTCTTCTAAATTTTCCCTTTAATAATCCAAATGCTCTCTCTATTGTAGATCTAATAGAACTCAGTTTTCTATTGTATGATGTTTGCTTTCTTGTTAAATAGCCATTATCTCTGTAAGGCGTCATTACTTGAACCATAAGAGGATAAGCAGAATCCCCAATAAGATGGTAATTGTGAAGTCTACCATCAACTAGTTGGCGGAATATTGGGCTATTTCGAAAGACTCTCGCATCGTGCATACGTCCAGGCATACCGATAAATACATCAGTAAATTTCATCGTGTGATCGCATATTCctaaaaacattttaacaaattttattttaatattaattaatatattcaatatGGAATAAGTACAAAAATATCGAATCACTTATACTATATTAGTGAAGAATTTAAGTTCTACTCATATCATCTACtattgtatttatatgtatatacaatatatacaaaatacattaataacaataattaccTTGAAGAATTGTGGAATGGAAACCTTTTCTGTTATAATAATCAACGGGATTACCAACTAGTTGCTTGCATGGGATGTGACATCCATCGATAGCTCCTATTACATTAGGAAACCCACGAGacttattttcaaaaatctgtcaacaaatttttaagataaatagAACAATTATatgcttttaataaaataaaatacaagaatAGCTTCCATCTAAATTGGAAGGCACACTGACGGACGGCGTGTGGATTTTGGTGTTGCCACATAATGAactttttagaattaaaaattccatttggagTAAAAATTGCCTTGTCGCTCCATAAAATATGGTCAGGAAACGTCTCATCTTGACGACATTGAGCTAAAAAGACTGtcaacatacattattaattattattaattgagaaattaaattaattataagtatcagttataacaaagtatacatatatatgtactcgttagacaaatgtatgtatacgcgttCTTAACGTATTTAGAGTCAAGCAGGTCGACTAAATGTTGTCGCGTCgattgtgtacgtacataacgtttacatcgacctgcttgtctaacaagattaaatgtttttttcaaattaaatgaaaacgatCAAATTGCTTGCAAGATTCAcgattctgataataaaacaacgaattgctcgaattagatttaacaaaagagtttgcgcgtcgatcgttttattcgctttttcatgtattttgtcaaaacaatgagttttaagaaatgaaaaaatataaataccttgaCAAAAGATTGCGCGTTGCATCTGGTCCCGTGGGAGAAGATGTTGCACCCGTTGGTAGTGAAACGGATGCAATCCATCCTCTCGTATCACGCAGTGCACTAATTGTCTTGATACACCCACATTTTCAGCCACGCGCCGCACACTATTCGTCGGATTATTTTCGAACTCGTTTAGAATTGCTTCCTCACGATTAATGTTCCGACGAACACCGCGATCAAATTGCACTAACTGTTGTCTCTGCACACTGACAAAACCCGTATTTCGCGCACGCCGAACGCATCTTAAAATTGTCCCAACCGTTGGATGGGCTCGGTTGGGAAATCTTTTGCGATAAATACGGGCTGCTTCTAACGCGTTTTCGTGAGCCATCCCGTAAAAGATTAACATATCTGTGTACTCACTAGCTGTATaccgcattttttaatataaaattgaaagcactTAATGTCTCGCAACACGTTCGCACAAAGAAGCACTCGactgttaaaagaaacaacaatttaaagttataaatattgcttGTGCTGTTTTTGTAACAAGGCGCCtaatattataactaataattttaataccggtCGGTAAATACATTCAACTTTTGCGAGTGgtcaattttattcgaaaaaataaaaaactaagatgtacacattttatgttctatttttggggagtcTCTTTTCGgtggagtcttggttttgagagtctttttttgagaagtcttggttttgcttaaatataattttctcttttcttcaggttcttggcgcaattatttgatctcattatttttatagagagtatttgatattaatgtacacattttatgttctattttggaggagtcttttttttgtagtctttttgtaggagttttttttgagaattatttttttggagaagtcttttttttgagaggagttttggtttttttttagaggGGGGGGGTTCTTTTTTTGAGAAATCTTTGTCTGAGAGAATCTTGGTTTTggatatttattactttaaatgtttcttttaccaaaattatgtaataatatgttcattatattaatattttacttttttaggTCATTAAGCAATTTGAGGAGCCAAGAACAATCAAatacttttgaaaatttgtttgaaaagaaatgtttagatgaaaaaatatcgaattgGATGCAacacgaaaaacaaaatttctcGAGAGAAAAGAATCCGTTCGAAGAAGTtgatgtaaatttattatcatcattaaaaaattgttcaacGCCGGAAATCTCACTTGAATGTGAcgaaaattcaaatttatctttatcctCGACTTCGGaatataattctattatatCTCTAGATCAGCCGTCGACATCTCACTCATCATCTGCTGCAAGtgaattacaattttctcCAAGTTCTCTAAAATGTACGTACAGTTTTAAAAAGCCATCTCCATAtgtaaaaggaaaatttaattctaacatattgtataaaaaagatttgaaatcagaatttgaaattgaaagaaatttggAATCTTGTTTTATAAACTTAAATCAAGTTGTTCTAAAACATCTAAATaaacaagaattaaaagatgATGGAGATGCGGCtttttgtaatgtaatttctttggaacttaaaaaattacaagatgatgataaacaaaaaaaaaaagaaataataaatgttttgtgGAAGAGGAACAAGTAAAGACAAAGCGAAGCAGGTACaagatgtatattttatatttttatttttgtttatgcAAGTTTATTATAAGGCTAATTCGTATTGTTTGGTTTAGAACAAACGCAGTATTATTAAACgcagtattattttataattataaaaattgtatgatgcgcatatgtaatataatgtttaattttaactgtttgcgtaataaatttatgtttacaATTATGTGcaatataattcttaattgtAATGTTacatattgaataaaataaaatgcaatggTTCTTATGGGCAAAACAACGtttgatattaatacaaataaattagtttctcttcctctcgatataaatttataatcgcTACAAACAACACACTTAATTTGGCACTGTTTTCGTCGTGTTgcgaaataacaaaatattctatagtcaattattatatacaaaatattatcaCGGAAtgtaatttaagatttaagtaattatttgaataactAAAATTATATGTCTGTAATAAGATCTTGATTTTCTTCTCTATGTACATAGTTAAATTGCCACTCGACCATACCATTAGAAGTCATAAAGAAATTGGCAAGTCTATCTCTAATGTCCGTTGCAAACTTTATATCAGTTACAGTCTTGTTTATGATTTtgtcgttatttttaaaatgcacAAGGTttccttctttatttcttaaaaaattatgtaagcATACAGTcgctaaaatatatttattaatattgtcaGGAAGTGCAGCTATTGGtgtattatacagggtgtctggttgagtagtgagcatctcttagttatagatagaactcgaaaatacaaataggaaagtcccgtaccattttgcaaaattctcaatcgttattgagaaaaaaattaaaatgcataaaatgtataggcgtaagagcgacaaggaagctgtgcgtaagtgagcgcgacagacgacggtaccattcctagccatttgcctgtcgcgctcactcaggggcagcttccttgtcgctcttacgtctatacattttatgcattttaatttttttctcaataacgattgagaattttgcaaaatggtacgggactttcctatttgtattttcgagtTCTATTTATAACTAAGAGATACTCACTACTCAActagacaccctgtatataccccactttttttctaaaataccGAAAGAATTTTCTATAATACGACGAGTTCGCGATAGTCTATAATTGAACACATTTTTGCGTTCCCCCAGATATTTGCCACAATACGGCCGCATTAAATGGTTTTCAAGGGGAAATCTCTCAtcttctataaaaaaatacggcACTTCCAAATTGGATCCTCTTAAATAACTCGTCCCTTCTGGAATATCTAGCATTCCATTTTGAACATTCAAGTCGCTGTTACTATAAATACCTGCATCACTGTTTTTTCCCATTGAACCGATatcaattaatgtaaattgATTGTTGTGATCACAGACAGCTAGAAGCACGACACTGTATCGTTTGTGATAATTAAAGTACAAAGTTCTAGAATTTGGGGGACATTGAGCATCTACATGTTTTCCATCAATTGCCCCCAAACAATGTGGGAAGTTCCACACTTTCAAAAAACCTTCAGCATTTTCAAGATACTTTTCTCTTGAAGGACATCGTAGGTACGTATTACTAAGATGTTGCCCAAATACGTCACATGTCtccttaattattttgtgtacAGTTGATAATCCAACACGATACGCAAAGGCAACTGTTGGAACTTTATCTCCAATTAAAAATctgtaacattaattttaataaattaataattaaattatttttacatatatattgttaaattttgagtaattttaagatatatatacCTCAATGTTAAAGCAACTCGTTGCTCTGGCTCAAGTGCTCGTCGACTACGCTTTATTAAACTTGTATTTACAATGTCCATCAAGTTCTTAAAAGTTGGTAAGGTCATACGTgagtatttataaaacatatttggatctttttttatttcttgaaaaagATTATAATAAGCTCCTtgctcttttcttcttttattaataggTCGTACCCAAATGCGTCGATGGCgacgatttttatttgttctgCATCTATgttgtaacattaaaaatgttcCCATGTTGATTAGGATAAGTATTAAATCTAAATCATCCATTTCtgtaaatatgttaatataatttacttcaatgcaattttcttaaattataatacattctTACTCTATACTAATATTATCTTACTTACTTTTCTCCACAAAATATCCTTGTTTTTAATTGTCAGAATTCAATGTCCAGAATTGTTGAGTAAAGTAAATAATCTGCAacagaaaaagattaatataactttaaaataaatattagctGTGCGTAGAAAAGAATATGAAACTTACCAATAAACTCGCAGACGAAGGATAAATTTTAAGTGAAGCACAACAATTCAATGTCCAGAATTGttgaataaagtaaataacctgcaacagaaaaagatcagtataacattaaaataaatattagctGTGCGTAGAAAGGAATATGAAACTTACCAATAAACTcgcagaataaaaaataaattttaaatgaagcACAACAATTCAATGTCCAGAATTGTTGAGTAAAGTAAATAACCTGCAACAGAAAAAGAATCAtgtatataacattaaaagaatcattaattaattgtatgtaATGAAACATGTACTTACTAAGTGTAAATGAATTACTGCTATAATCCGTTGCAGTGCCTTCAATCGCCTTGAATCGTTTGAtgaatttatctaaaaattataagataatgtatttataatgcaaataaaaaaaatttacacgcgGAAGCAAAAAAAGTGGTCTTTTTGGACGATCAATTTGAACGAAGACGTGGGTACAGATGTCGTGGTCTTCGTGTGTAAAGACTTTGGTCCACATTCTGAGCTCACTTTTAGAGGCGAGTTTATAAAAGCGCCTCTAAAAGTGTGACCAATTTTGGAGGCGCGCTGCTAAAGTCGCCCGTATTCTAAGCACACATTTAGAGGCGCCTTTAAAATAGAGGTACATTTATGTGTaccagttaattattttttctttaacgcgaTCAAAAAACGcacatattctttaattaaccaatatttctgttaaacTTTCCGTTTATTATACAGAGTGACGGCaaaaattcttgtttttttttctattttttaaatggtgggtcgattttaattcctgtaaaaatgtgaaaagtgATGAATTATGAAAACAGATCACTTTCCCTTCTTTAAAACTTTGGAACCATGCGTATGCttgtcttaaaattttactgttaTTAATATCTCATTATAGATTGGTATTTACAGTTacttcttatttaaaaattattttaaacaatgtcTTAAAACGATGATACGATTCTGTAATTGGTTTAAAACCAAATAAAACTGTACTTAaaacaatctttaaaataagaacaaaCTATGAATATTATGGCTGTGGATAATTTACCTTTCTTGGAAGCAAAGAAGCTAAGAGAATCAAAGGACCCCGCACACATCTTATAGAAAATGGCTCTCGGTTAAATTCGCTCAAATTTTGCTATCTTCTAGAATTTGTTATTCTGAACAAAAGTTTCCATGACCGCAACAAGATCTGACGAGCCATTTTTGCTCTATAAGGGTTCGAGTATCggtaaaaatagtttaatcgtatacgtatatgagACTATTTTTACTATTCTTTTCGAATTACAGTACTTTTTGAGTTAATTGTTAAAGTACAATGAAGTTTCCAGCTCTTAGCATTATCCAGGATCAACGACATGGACGTGGCGGGAATCTGATCTCTCAtgtgtacatgtatatgtgtGCATATACGAATTTAACCGAGCGAATTTAACCGAGAGCCATTTTCCATAAGATATGTGCGGGGTCCTTTAAAGGAACCTCAAGTATTTAGCATACAAAAATTCTTAAAGaacttttcttctcttccgaAAAAATCTACGGATAAACCTGACGCTTTAACCTCTGCTTGGTTTCATAATGCAGAATTTGCAGTGGATCATCTAtcaaaggagagaaaaggagaaggTTCTAGGTCATCGTTCAACCCAAACTTATTTGGAATTTGCAACGAAAATTTGGCAGCCCCTGAGTGTGAAACATTGATAGACAGGATAAGGAGGACCATCGATCTACACATTAAGAATGTTAACGATGAACGTAAGAAACTTACCAAAAAAGGACAGTAGGTTCAATAATCAGTTCAAAATTTTGCAGTGGAACGCCAATTCCATATTATCTAAAGTTAATGACTTATCTATACATAGTATAGAATACAATATTATGTTACTTTCAGAAACCTGGCTTAATCCTAATAAGACATGTAAAATAAGAAGATTTGACACAATAAGGAAGAACTGTATTGACCAGATGAGAGGCGGCGTAATGATAATGGTCGATAGCAGGCttaaatacagaaatatttCATGTGATGAGTGGatcagattttttaattagtttccGGGAAAAGTATATTTTGTTGGAGACTTTAATGCCCATAATGAGGCATGGGGGTCTGCTCAAACTAATGAATTGGGTAAAGTACTATGGGAGGCTCTAAGTGAGACAGATTTAGTTACTATTAATGATAGTTCGCCAACATTTCATAGAGCATCTCATCAATATAATTCTGTGATCGATTTATCCATTGTTCACTCATCATTGGCTATTAGATCTAATTGGCGGGTGGGGGTTGATCCATGGGGGAGCGATTATTTCCCGATTTCTGTTTCTCTGCAGGGAAATTCAGGGACACGTTTTATGTCTAGAAAGTCTCCTCGATTATATAATTCGCCTAATTCCTTCCATTTTTGTTTCCTCGCATTTTGAGCTTTGGCGTTGCTGCTTTTGTCCTCCATAATTGTTGCGTTATCCTTtacgaatatttaaaatttttgttttctccttTTGCGtaaagtttattataaaatatattataatgttattttttttatttattttatgttatatagtttatttgtacattatatggaattattaaaataaatatgtgtaataatttaaaatttaataatgtattttatttaaaaccaaatttttattcggGAAGTAAATGCATTACATAATGGCGAATCAAGAGTTTTTCGGGATAGAATAAATCCGTTTAAACTTTACAATGAACGAGAATTTCGATAGAGATATCGGTTGTACAATAAATATGTGCATTATGTGCTGACATTATTGGAAGATAAGTTAACTCTGCTAGCGATTAGGAGAAATGCCTCTGCACAAATTCTTGACGAAAATGATTATGACCATGCTGCTCCTGTGATTCCACATCTTGGTCATCTTCATCTTCTTCGTCATCGTCCTCATTTGAATCTGCGTCTGTAACAtaaacaatttgttttaatatattgattttaatattaataattacttattaaaaaattttatttttaccatatGCGTTGTTAtcacaaaatttctttcggatattatataaaacagcCATCGCTATGGTGGATGCTTTAGCAGTATCCAGGGAGATCTGCATTCCATTTCGAAGGGCACGAAACATGCTTTTCCACTCTCCAAAGCAGCGTTCAACGATGATCCGGGTCCGTATATGGGATGAATTGTATCGCTCCTCAGGAAGATTTTGTGGTTGTAATATCGGTGTCAGAAGGTATGGTTTGCATGGGTACCCGGAATCCCCAAGCAAGATACCTTTTCTTCTGCCtgactaaaaaataaaaaatatacattaaattataatttaattaaatataatattaactgtTAATAAGATTATCTCTAACTCTTCCTTGAGGGAACATAAATCCCAAATACGTGCATCATGAGCACTGCCTCTCCATCGAGCAACAATATCTAAAATTCGTTTCTCTGCATCGCAAACCACCTGGATGTTTAACAAATAGAAACCCTTCCGGTTTATGTATAACGCAGCTTGTTCCTGGTTAGGGCATTTTATTGGCACATGTGTGCAATCAATACAGCCCACAACCGAAGGAAAACGAGCtacgttataaaattctttctgAAGGGTTTTCATTTGAGGTGGGAACTTCACGAATTCTGGCAATAATCTTGCCAAAACTCGTGAAACTGATGCGACGATTTTAGATACTGTTGGCTGCGATACTCCATGCAGATCtcctgtaattaaaatataataattaaaaacttcaattaaaaaatatatttaaaataataaataataaaaatgcatttaaataacttaCCCAGTTTAATTTGATAACATCTTTTCGCATAATAACGCAGAGTGATAAGGACTAGCAAAGTTGGTAGTATAACATTTCTCCTAATTGCTAATGGAGTGAACCTAGATTTCACTAATGTTACCACATAATGCACACATTCCTTGGACAGCCGGTATCTCTGTCGAAATTCTCGTTCATTATAAAGTTCAAACGGATTTGTTTTATCCCGAAAAACTCTTGGTTTGCAAGGACGTAATTCATTTACTTCCCGAACTTCTGCAGCGTTATCAATCGCCTCGGCTAAGTTCATAATTGATACTTTAGTTATGTATCATGATACACGTGCTAAATACCGAGTTCTTATTACACACAGCACTTCAATCATCTTTATATATACgcgcatttttaaaattaaaattttttttaatcgttctatatataaggtgtttattttctcctcagaggtacaccgggactttcgcttccccaattttctgtttacagtttcataaaatatatcttcaaacttcattcttatctctaaactatttctacttttataatcttctttcttcttacagccgtttcctgaaagtaaaaacttatatctacgcctttttcctattctattacctacgcgtcgagagagagaaagatcaCACCTCCATTCATACTTTACATTGTTTTGCCTTAATTCtaccttaaattctatctttggacccccgcttccgacgctttttctttcatactttcaatcacttctatttttttcccttgttctttccaaattttccaaccaatCTATCCCCTTTTTTAATCGTtctaatacaattaattttactacaCGGAGTTTCGTTTACTCCTAAAAACTTTGCGTATATcgttttgttaaataaatttaattaattaatgtcgatTACTAATTAGTTAATTCGCGATACGGGTCCACCTGTCAAATCGCATAGGTGCCGCCATATTGGATTTTCGATAAATGTGTTGCTAAATGTGCTACAGACCACATTTAACGGCACATTCAGCGGAAGCCTATAAATGTGCTATAAAAGTGGGTTCAGAATAGctttttcgagataaaagcgCACATTTAGGCTAAAAGTGACTGTCACTTTTAAGGGTGCCTCTAAATGTGAGCTCAGAATACGAccacttttataaaactactTTTAGAGGCGCTTTTAACTAAAGGCGCCTCTAAAAGTGAGCTCAGAATGTGGGCCATAGGGTACAGGAAGAGTACGCTTctgaatgtaattttttatgtgtCTAGGGAACCTCCTTTATTTATAAGAAGTAAGTAATTAGCtaggaattttttatttagatcgGCGGTATCTGAAGGCAATTACTTAATTGCTCTTTTAGAAAAACTAAAGGACATTATTGAATATCAGGGTCCAGTTGATGCATTCAATAACTCCCTTTTATTCTTAGCATTTCTAGATCTGGAGGACAAGTTCAGATTCCTACCTACTTCTTAATCTTCTTTATGTTACTCTGATTCATATGAGGCTCTCTTTTTTCTACCAAATGTTAATACTTCTAGTGGAAGTGATATTAAGCATGTGGGATCTAGAGCGGTCTCTGAATTTTGCTCAATTTTTTCTGATATAATTTCCTTTTACGTATGTCTGTTTACAGACGGCTCAGTAATCAAAAATTCTCCTTTTGCAGGTTTTTTGATAGTTTCAATGAATAACTTATTATTTCTTCAATTCAGAACGGCGGGCTTTGTATCGTCGTACTGTGTAGAAGCCTTGGCTTCTACTCTGTGCTTTAGAATGAAACGACCGTAAATCCCTGGGTCTCGAATATCGGGTCAACGGTAAATGTCCGAATAGGCTCGCCGGGAAAC contains:
- the LOC139111739 gene encoding putative nuclease HARBI1, which produces MNLAEAIDNAAEVREVNELRPCKPRVFRDKTNPFELYNEREFRQRYRLSKECVHYVVTLVKSRFTPLAIRRNVILPTLLVLITLRYYAKRCYQIKLGDLHGVSQPTVSKIVASVSRVLARLLPEFVVCDAEKRILDIVARWRGSAHDARIWDLCSLKEELEIILLTSGRRKGILLGDSGYPCKPYLLTPILQPQNLPEERYNSSHIRTRIIVERCFGEWKSMFRALRNGMQISLDTAKASTIAMAVLYNIRKKFCDNNAYDADSNEDDDEEDEDDQDVESQEQHGHNHFRQEFVQRHFS